The Caproicibacterium lactatifermentans genome contains a region encoding:
- a CDS encoding DegV family protein produces the protein MSEKIAVLVDSGSDLPEDLKNKYGITTMDLRVIYQDKAYADSTEITPQMVYNRFPKEIPTTSAPNVQETCDVLEQLHSQGFRKVISICISSGLSCTFQTVQNAAKEFPDMDIFVFDSKNISIGTGFYALWAARAIQQGMSFEQITSALKNGQYASKVFFYMDTLDYLRAGGRIGRVTGLIGKVLNIRPIISCNDEGTYYTAAMVRGKKDGSGRMLESVGKLATNQKVWLALMNGEAASQAHILRDRLPAFFPNGKVVVEKQINASMAVHTGPGLVGVGVFRAV, from the coding sequence GAAAAACAAATATGGCATTACAACCATGGACCTGCGCGTCATATACCAGGACAAGGCTTATGCTGACAGCACAGAGATTACCCCACAGATGGTTTACAACCGTTTTCCCAAGGAGATTCCCACCACTTCTGCCCCCAATGTGCAGGAAACCTGTGACGTGCTGGAACAGCTGCACAGTCAGGGCTTCCGCAAAGTAATCTCCATTTGTATTTCCAGTGGACTGAGCTGTACATTCCAGACCGTGCAGAACGCCGCAAAAGAGTTCCCTGATATGGACATCTTTGTATTTGACAGCAAGAACATCTCTATCGGCACCGGATTCTATGCACTGTGGGCCGCCCGTGCCATTCAGCAGGGCATGTCCTTTGAGCAGATTACCTCTGCCCTGAAAAATGGACAGTACGCCAGCAAAGTGTTCTTTTACATGGACACGCTTGATTACCTGCGTGCTGGCGGCAGAATTGGCCGCGTAACTGGACTAATTGGCAAAGTGCTGAATATCCGTCCCATTATCTCCTGCAATGACGAAGGAACCTACTATACCGCCGCCATGGTACGCGGCAAAAAAGACGGCAGCGGCCGTATGCTGGAATCCGTCGGGAAACTGGCAACCAATCAAAAAGTGTGGCTGGCACTGATGAACGGTGAAGCGGCCAGTCAAGCACATATTTTGCGGGACAGGCTTCCGGCCTTTTTCCCAAATGGGAAAGTTGTAGTTGAAAAACAGATAAATGCTTCCATGGCTGTACACACCGGCCCGGGGCTGGTGGGTGTCGGCGTATT